One Thermococcus kodakarensis KOD1 genomic window carries:
- a CDS encoding MFS transporter has translation MERRRLAGIVLLVLSAFTGTLAFRLATPAIAFYTRDTLSASMLAVSIVSMSFVLARAFSSVFGGLLLEKRKSILHIGGIAMMGNALAVHLYPLTSNWIQVAGIKLLNGFLNGLSWPMAQFVVAVAAPQEIRARVTAVYFFFGSIASLLGNYVYAYTIDLGLSGQMWVSSVFFVLTGLIMIIAYILLNDWVAPKREKKSSQRPSLDPRKVLVIASLMAVIVAFTSGEITYVYVSEALGLEKATTATLLGWVGFFASLLSYFSSWFADKVSEVGMVKLTAVLAGISPILAAVKTSFTVFLGIFLALFGFQSFRPISRKVLASYHRSSLAIGGVNGVQNLSTFIGGVFFGLVYSIGEIHIGVTLNGALLAFTPVSLALLIQAVKLKGGRE, from the coding sequence ATGGAACGGAGAAGACTCGCCGGCATCGTCCTGCTCGTGCTCTCTGCCTTCACGGGCACTCTCGCCTTTCGTCTCGCCACACCCGCCATAGCCTTCTACACGAGGGACACGCTCAGCGCGAGCATGCTGGCGGTTTCAATAGTTTCCATGTCCTTTGTTCTGGCGAGGGCTTTTTCCTCGGTGTTCGGTGGCCTCCTCCTTGAGAAGAGGAAGTCCATCCTCCACATCGGCGGAATCGCCATGATGGGGAACGCCCTGGCCGTTCACCTCTACCCCCTCACCTCTAACTGGATTCAGGTGGCTGGAATAAAGCTCCTCAACGGCTTTCTCAACGGCCTCAGCTGGCCCATGGCCCAGTTCGTCGTTGCCGTGGCGGCTCCACAGGAGATAAGGGCCCGGGTTACGGCCGTTTACTTCTTTTTCGGCAGCATCGCTTCCCTCCTCGGCAACTACGTTTATGCCTACACAATAGATTTGGGACTTTCTGGCCAGATGTGGGTATCTTCTGTCTTCTTTGTGCTGACCGGGCTGATAATGATAATCGCTTACATCCTCCTGAACGACTGGGTAGCACCGAAAAGGGAGAAAAAGAGCTCTCAAAGGCCCTCCCTCGACCCGAGAAAAGTCCTCGTGATAGCCTCCCTGATGGCGGTCATAGTGGCCTTTACCTCCGGAGAGATAACGTACGTCTACGTCTCCGAGGCCCTTGGACTGGAAAAGGCAACTACCGCGACCCTGCTGGGGTGGGTTGGCTTCTTCGCTTCCCTTCTCAGCTACTTCTCCTCCTGGTTCGCGGATAAGGTCAGCGAGGTTGGGATGGTAAAGCTGACGGCCGTACTTGCGGGGATTTCTCCGATCCTCGCGGCCGTTAAAACATCGTTCACCGTTTTCCTCGGAATATTCCTCGCGCTCTTCGGCTTCCAGAGCTTTAGGCCCATATCTAGGAAGGTGCTCGCCAGCTACCACCGCTCCTCCCTGGCCATAGGCGGGGTTAACGGTGTCCAGAACCTATCGACTTTCATCGGAGGGGTTTTCTTTGGCCTTGTGTACTCAATAGGAGAAATCCACATTGGGGTTACCTTGAACGGGGCGCTTTTGGCATTTACGCCGGTCTCGCTGGCCCTTCTAATTCAGGCCGTTAAGCTTAAAGGTGGGAGGGAGTAA
- a CDS encoding 50S ribosomal protein L16, which produces MGLRPAKIDRDVDKPAYTRREYIRGAPGPKITIFDMGNLSAEFEYEVSLHAEQAMQIRQNALEAIRIQVNRYLQKNVGRSNYHFKIRVYPFQVLRENPMATGRKADRYGNGMRRPFGKPIGLAARVRKDQKILTVWVNGQHLKFALGAMHRAKMKLPYSAYYRIYDKEGNDVTTKVLSTMKL; this is translated from the coding sequence ATGGGACTTAGGCCAGCAAAGATTGATAGGGACGTTGACAAGCCCGCTTACACGAGGAGGGAATACATCCGCGGTGCCCCCGGTCCAAAGATAACGATCTTCGACATGGGCAACCTCTCAGCCGAGTTCGAGTACGAGGTGAGCCTTCACGCCGAGCAGGCCATGCAGATCAGGCAGAACGCCCTCGAGGCCATCCGTATCCAGGTCAACAGATACCTCCAGAAGAACGTCGGTAGGAGCAACTACCACTTCAAGATAAGGGTTTACCCGTTCCAGGTTCTCCGTGAGAACCCGATGGCTACCGGAAGGAAGGCCGACCGTTACGGAAACGGTATGCGCAGGCCCTTCGGAAAGCCGATTGGATTAGCTGCTCGCGTCAGGAAGGACCAGAAGATACTCACCGTCTGGGTGAACGGCCAGCACCTCAAGTTCGCCCTTGGTGCAATGCACAGGGCCAAGATGAAGCTTCCGTACAGTGCTTACTACAGGATCTACGACAAGGAAGGCAACGACGTTACCACCAAGGTTCTCTCCACGATGAAGCTCTGA
- a CDS encoding ATP-binding protein encodes MIRKFVNRKRELEVLEELYNRGANLIVVYGRRRVGKTTLLRKFLEGKRGIYFLCSQRGYEKDLERFSEEVSEFIGMPVRFGSFEDAFRFLTKQGKLVVVIDEFPYLIEAYRPIVSVFQEIVDLIIKDSQVTLILSGSSVGMMEREVLGYKAPLYGRARGIMKLKPFRFFDMVEWYGSDFERLVRLYGVTWGVPRYMELLKDGSDEEIIANFFEPTAFLFNEARLLLMEELRNPTTYAQIIEAIALGKTRLTEISQYAMMEAKDLPAYLRVLQNLGIVKREVPVTKRVSKRGIYTIEDEYFRFYYRFVSPHYEDIEGLNPEPAIEDFRKNFNTYLGTTFEKVAREFLIMLSAKGHLPSLYHRFGRWWHKGEEIDLVALNEREKKALFVEVKWKELKEREARGVLKDLERKAELTGLDGWEKSYGLVAKSVEGKEELRDDGWLVWDLGDFERLISSKTQV; translated from the coding sequence ATGATCCGTAAATTCGTGAACAGAAAACGGGAGCTTGAGGTGCTGGAGGAGCTCTACAACAGAGGGGCAAACCTGATTGTAGTGTACGGGCGGAGGAGAGTTGGGAAAACAACACTCCTTAGAAAGTTCCTTGAGGGCAAGAGGGGGATTTACTTCCTGTGCTCTCAGAGGGGGTATGAAAAGGACCTCGAACGGTTCTCGGAGGAAGTGAGCGAGTTCATTGGTATGCCAGTGAGGTTCGGGAGCTTTGAGGACGCTTTTAGGTTCCTTACAAAGCAGGGAAAGCTCGTAGTGGTAATCGATGAGTTTCCCTATCTCATAGAGGCCTACAGACCCATAGTTTCAGTGTTCCAGGAGATAGTAGACCTCATAATCAAGGACTCCCAGGTCACCCTCATCCTCTCGGGCTCAAGTGTGGGGATGATGGAGCGGGAGGTTCTGGGCTACAAGGCTCCCCTCTACGGCAGGGCCAGGGGTATAATGAAGCTGAAGCCCTTCAGGTTCTTTGACATGGTGGAATGGTACGGGAGCGATTTTGAGAGGCTCGTCCGCCTCTACGGCGTCACCTGGGGAGTTCCGAGGTACATGGAGCTCTTAAAGGACGGGAGCGACGAGGAGATAATCGCGAACTTCTTTGAGCCAACGGCTTTCCTCTTCAACGAGGCGAGGCTTTTGCTAATGGAGGAGCTTAGAAACCCGACGACCTACGCCCAGATCATCGAGGCCATAGCCCTGGGGAAGACGAGGCTCACCGAGATCTCCCAGTACGCGATGATGGAGGCGAAGGACCTTCCGGCCTACCTTCGGGTTCTCCAGAATCTTGGAATAGTCAAGCGCGAGGTTCCGGTCACCAAAAGGGTCTCGAAGAGGGGGATCTACACAATCGAGGATGAGTACTTCCGCTTCTACTACCGCTTCGTCAGCCCGCACTATGAGGACATTGAGGGCCTCAATCCTGAGCCCGCCATAGAGGACTTCAGGAAGAACTTCAACACCTACCTGGGGACTACCTTCGAAAAGGTTGCGAGGGAGTTCCTGATAATGCTCTCGGCCAAGGGGCACCTTCCCAGCTTGTACCACCGCTTCGGCCGCTGGTGGCACAAGGGCGAGGAGATTGACCTCGTTGCCCTCAACGAGCGTGAAAAGAAGGCGCTGTTCGTTGAGGTTAAGTGGAAGGAGCTCAAAGAGAGGGAAGCGAGGGGGGTTTTGAAGGACTTGGAGAGGAAGGCCGAGCTTACGGGCCTCGATGGATGGGAGAAGAGCTATGGGCTTGTGGCTAAAAGCGTCGAGGGAAAGGAAGAGCTCAGGGATGATGGCTGGTTAGTATGGGATTTAGGAGACTTCGAAAGGCTTATTTCCTCAAAGACCCAAGTTTAA
- a CDS encoding RNA ligase: MVSSYFRNLLLKLGLPEERLEVLEGKGALAEDEFEGIRYVRFRDSARNFRRGTVVFETGEAVLGFPHIKRVVQLENGIRRVFKNKPFYVEEKVDGYNVRVVKVKDKILAITRGGFVCPFTTERIEDFVNFDFFKDYPNLVLVGEMAGPESPYLVEGPPYVKEDIEFFLFDIQEKGTGRSLPAEERYRLAEEYGIPQVERFGLYDSSKVGELKELIEWLSEEKREGIVMKSPDMRRIAKYVTPYANINDIKIGSHIFFDLPHGYFMGRIKRLAFYLAENHVRGEEFENYAKALGTALLRPFVESIHEVANGGEVDETFTVRVKNITTAHKMVTHFERLGVKIHIEDIEDLGNGYWRITFKRVYPDATREIRELWNGLAFVD, translated from the coding sequence ATGGTAAGCTCGTACTTCAGGAACCTGCTCCTCAAGCTGGGCCTTCCAGAGGAGAGGCTGGAAGTCCTTGAAGGAAAGGGGGCCTTAGCCGAGGACGAGTTCGAGGGAATCAGGTACGTCCGCTTCAGGGATTCGGCGAGGAACTTCAGGAGGGGGACTGTGGTATTCGAAACTGGGGAAGCTGTTCTCGGTTTTCCACACATAAAGCGCGTCGTCCAGCTTGAAAACGGCATAAGGCGCGTTTTCAAGAACAAACCCTTCTACGTGGAGGAGAAGGTTGATGGGTACAACGTCCGCGTCGTCAAGGTAAAGGATAAGATTCTTGCGATAACGCGAGGCGGCTTCGTCTGCCCCTTCACGACCGAGAGGATTGAGGACTTCGTGAACTTCGACTTCTTCAAGGACTATCCAAACCTCGTCCTGGTCGGTGAGATGGCCGGGCCTGAAAGCCCCTACCTCGTTGAGGGGCCGCCCTACGTCAAGGAGGACATTGAGTTCTTCCTCTTCGATATTCAAGAGAAGGGAACCGGGAGGAGTCTTCCGGCGGAGGAAAGGTACAGGCTGGCTGAGGAGTACGGAATCCCGCAGGTGGAGCGCTTCGGCCTCTACGACTCTTCCAAGGTTGGGGAGCTGAAAGAGCTTATTGAGTGGCTCAGCGAGGAAAAAAGAGAGGGCATAGTCATGAAAAGCCCCGACATGAGGAGAATCGCGAAGTACGTCACTCCCTACGCCAACATAAACGACATAAAGATAGGCTCACACATCTTCTTCGACTTACCTCACGGCTACTTCATGGGGAGGATAAAGAGGCTCGCCTTCTATCTCGCCGAAAACCACGTTAGGGGAGAGGAGTTCGAAAACTATGCAAAGGCCCTCGGCACTGCCCTTCTGAGGCCCTTCGTCGAGAGCATTCATGAAGTTGCCAACGGCGGCGAGGTTGACGAGACCTTCACCGTCCGCGTCAAGAACATAACGACCGCTCACAAGATGGTGACCCACTTTGAGAGGCTGGGGGTTAAGATACATATCGAGGACATCGAAGACCTCGGCAACGGTTACTGGAGGATAACCTTCAAGCGGGTCTATCCGGACGCGACGAGGGAAATCCGGGAGCTGTGGAACGGGCTGGCGTTCGTGGACTGA